The Paenibacillus sp. FSL H7-0357 nucleotide sequence CCGTATTCTGAGCGCAGCCAGAACGGGAGTAAATAACATATGTAATTTTTGTGGCTTCCTGCTTTAAATACGTTAAACTGATGAAGATAGGCCAAACCTTGTGTACGAAGCGGTTCTGGAAATCCTGTGATGATGACACTGGCATCGCCAAATACCGCGCGGAGCTCCTCATCGTACTCATGAAGCCAATCCATAGGCTGCTCCCCTGTCAATATTTTATTTTTTTTAGAAAAAATGGGGTTATCCGTCATGATTATAGTCCTACTAACCTGGGATTTCAATGATAATTTATGGGGTGATATAGTAATGGAGTACTATAATTCATCTTATCCACGGATTGAGAATTGCTAAAGGGGGATGGACATGGAGAAGATTGTGTTTGGGCTGGCCGGCGGCGGCTGGCGGGCGGAGTTCTATTTGCGTATTGCCAAACAGCTGCCGGAACAATTCGCTGTAGGCGCTATGTTTGTGCGCAATAAGGAGAAAGCCGATGTCTTAAGCAGGGAATGGGGAGTGAAGGTCTACACTTCAATTGAAGAGTTTATCTCAGCGGGTACTTATTCCTTTGCGGTAATTAGTCTGAAACGCGAGGTAAGCAAAGCGTATATCATCCGGCTGGCGGAAGCGGGTATTCCGGTGCTTGCGGAGACGCCGCCGGCGCCCGATCTGGAACAGCTGACGGAGCTATGGAATAGGGTGGGCCGTTCTGCCGTCATCCAGATTGCCGAGCAGTATCTGTTCCAGCCGATGCATGCGGCAAGAATCAAGCTGGCCGCTTCCGGCAGGCTTGGCACGATCAGCCAGGCCCAGGTATCGGCTGCACACGGATATCACGGAATCAGCCTCATCCGGCAGCTGCTGGGCATCGGCTTCGAGAATCCAATAATTCGTGCACAGAATTTTTGTTCTTCTATTATAAAGGGACCGCAGCGAAGCGGACCTCCGGTTGCCGAGGTGATGGTTCAGACGGGGCAGATGCTGGCCACTCTGGATTTTGGAGCCCGGCTAGGTGTGTTCGATTTCAGCGGCGACCAGTATTTTTCATGGATCCGCGGCAACCGGATTTTGGTGCGCGGGGAGCGGGGGGAACTGTTGAACGATGAGGTGTCCTGGCTCCAGAGCTATGATACGCCGCTCTACTGCAAGCTGCGGCGGATGGATGCCGGGCATGGCGGAAACCTGGAGGGCTTTTATCTCAAGGGGATTATGGGAGACGGCGAATGGCTGTACCGGAATCCATTTGCCCCGGCCAGGCTCACGGACGATGAAATTGCCATTGCAGAGAGCCTTGTCCGAATGCAGAGACATGTTCAAGGAGGACCTTCTTTCTACAGTTTGGCCGAAGGATGCCAGGATCAGTATTTGGCACTGCTGCTGGAGCAGGCGGCGGCGAGCGGAGAAACGGTGACTTCCCATAGTCAGCCGTGGTCAGAGCAGGGCTGAAGCAGCGGATGTAATCAAAAGCACGGCCGGGCGGGGGTGTTTCCCGCCTGCCGTGCTTTTTGGTATGTGATCGTACGAGCTTACAACGGCTGCGAGCCGGATAGTTGTGCAGCTAATTGTGCATACTCGCCGCGCAGCCGGAGAAGTTTCGCGACACTCTTCTCCAAGCCGCCGAGCCGGTTGCGCCGGGTCCATAATTGCCGGTATTGATGCAGCAGGAGGTCGAGATCATGGATCTGATGGTCCACCAGTGCCGGATCAATCCCGGCAGGTTCCGCAGCCAGCAGCTGTTTGATGCGGCCAAGCTGCACGGCATGCTTTACAAAATGAATGCCGTTCTCAAGCTCTTGGATGACAAGTTCGGCATCCGTGCATTCCAGCGCAAGATCTTCAAGCTGATCCTCAATACGGCTGATGTACTGCTCCAGATTATCGAAATGCTCAGCGGTGAGTTTATTTACGATCCCCATGTTGGCCAGATTACTGCGCATCAGCATGGACATTTCTGAATCATTGGGGCGGGAAATGCCGGATTCAAGCTTGTAGTAATTTCCAAGATCGAGCAGCAATTGCCCAATCTTCTCCGAACGGTCGTGAAAGACCGAGGTATTCAGATATCCTGCAACATCGGCATCAAGATTGTTGTCGACATTCCAGGACAGCGCAGCGCCGTAGACAAATCCGGCATAACTCACCGGAAGATGCTGCCAATGGCCGAAATCACCCCAGTCCGTAATGAGGTAGCCGATAGCCCCGTTGTTCTTGCCGTGTACAGCGGCGTTATGCAAGTTGGCGAGCATATTGCCGGTGCGTCCGGTAAGGGAATTCCAGGAGCTGGTTCCCGGGCAGACATAGAACGGGATTTGTGCTTCGCGGAATTTCAGGGTGTCCGCTTCGAACGGGTGGTCTGCGCTGTAACCCCATTCCATGGCAATAATATTTTTAGGCAGCTGGGGGATCAGCTCAGGATGCTGGATGATAATATCACCCCAGAACTGCATCGTTTTTCCCCGCTGTACAACGAGCTCATGAATCTTCTGCAGAAATGACAAGTAGAGCGTGCCTTTGCCTGCTGCATCTGCCGCGGCTTTGCTTTTGCCAAGTCCCAGTTCATAAGTCTCGTCGCAGCCAACGTTGAACTGATTCGAGGTGAAATAAGGAAGAAGGTCATCATACATTGTGCCCAGCAGCTCGAGTACTTTAGGGTCTTCAGTATCGAAGGTGCCCGGCTCCATGAAAAGCCCATCCGGATATAAATCACTGTCATACATATGGTCTGGCAGCATGAACCCCTCAGGACTTTCGGCCAGTGCTTTGAATTCCGGCCGGGTCAGCCATCCTTCCATATGGCCGAAGCTGTTCTGGTTGGGAACCAGCTCGATATAACGTTCGCGGCAGTAAGCATCGAGCAGCAGAATTTCTTCACCGGTTATAGGTGTTTCGAGCTCCCAAACCTGGGGGAACGACTCATAGGCAAAAGGAGAACCTTCTATATATAACTGCAGTTGGTTCAGCTTCAGATCGGCCATAAGATCAACGATCCGGTAAAGGGTTTCGAGTTTGGGCGTTTTGTTGCGGCTGATATCAATCATCAGTCCTCTTGCGGCAAAGTCCGGTTCATCCCGGATATGCAGACAGGGAATGTTTCTGCCGGATTGTTCCAGAATCTGTTTCAGGGTTGCCACTGCATAATAGGCTCCTTCAGGAGAGCTGTAAGTAATGAAGATTCCATGCTCTTCGATGACAAGCTCATAACCTCCTGCAGACAGCAGGCGGTTGTAGCTAAAGCTGCATGCGGAGGAAACGGCCGGACGTGTACCTACTGACAAAGGCAGGCTGAGCTGAAGAACTTGAGAAATGACAAGCTGAAGCTTACGGGCTGCCGGGAGAACGGAACGGTTCGCCTCACCGGAGAGAACAATGCTTGCTTTGGCCGGAAGGCGGAAGTAGCCTTCAGAGCGCGTGATTGTCCGTGGATGGGGAAGCAGCTGTAAAGTGCGAATTTCAGGCATAGTGTGGACACCTCTTATTCATGTAGAATATGATCATCTTCCTAACAACCATATCACTCCTAAACAGAGTAAGGAATGCAAAGTACGTCCAAGGTCATGGATTATATAATCAGTCCTTACCCAGTACAATACGTAGATCGCAAGGTGCCACGGTAGAGGGACTTTTGGCCTCATTCGCAAGTGGATTTACTGCTAAACGGCTCCCTGCAGGCAAAGGTAATATGTGGTATCGTGCATTATAATGATCGTTTTTATTTCTCGGCAATTTTGGAGTATCTATATATAAGACGACATATTTCTTCTTTTGTTGCGGATGAATGTCGGATCATGCAGCTTTATGTTGACACTCACAAAAATCAAATGCTATTATTTAGATAATATTAGTAATTTTTATGATAGTTCTTAAAGACTATGTTATGCCGGAGATGAAGCCATGAGGGAATTTTACTGCATCAGTTGCCGCAGTCTCCATAAGGTGGACGTACAAACAAACCGCTCCGTACGCATTTTGTCCACCGGGTATCATATCGTTGGCGAACAGCGCTATCAAATTTGTATCTGTAATCTAACTGAGTTGCATACATCCTTCCCAGCTGCAGCCGAATATAATGCGGAATGACTGGTCTAATGATGCATCTGATTCATATATCAGCCGAACAGCCTGTCCACTCAGCGGACAGGCTGTTTAACGTGCCTGTTCACCCATTTTTGAAAGTGAATACGCTATCTTTTGGAAATATGGATAACTCTGAGTGAAACTCCGAAAAAAAATGAATGATATTCTGTTATTTATTTGAAAAGAAAACGCTGTCAGTAAATAGTGAAACTTGTTATTGTGATTTTTCTCATGTATGATGCTTTTAACAAAGCTTAAATAAGCTCGAATTTTCCAAAAAATGGAGAATAGGGTGGTGGGATGAAAATCAAAACAACTGCGGAAGACAAGATGATAGCATTTTACAGATACTTTTCTTTGTCCCTCACATCTCTGATGTACCTCCTGGACCACACGGGACCTTCCGTAATTAATAAATCCCTTTTAATAATAATTTTGTTCTTATTTGCCCAACTATTCACTATGTATTACCGGAGGTTCCGGAATAAACCGCGTGTCCTTATGGCAGCTGTAAGTGTAGAAATGGCGGGTATTATTGCACTGACGCTGTTAACCGGTGCATATGACAGCTCCTTTAGACTGTATGTGCTTAACCCTGTGCTGATCGCTGCGGGTTCGTTATCCATCTATTTCGGATGGAGTTTGCTGCTTGGATACATTGGTATATTCGCAGTATTTTGTTATGTTTTTCTTAATTCTGCCGGAAAAACTTTAGCTGAAGCTGCATTGGCAAATGGCAACCTGTTTCTAGCACTGGTACTTACGGTTATAATTATGCAGATGGTTAACAGGATCAAGCGGCAGCGGGAAGAAGCAAACGCGCGGACCAATGAAACCATGGAGCACATTAAATCGCTCTATCATATCGTGGAAACATCAAGCCAGCATGACTTCATGAACATAGGCCAGGTTATTACGGATTATGTGGTAAAGCTTACCAAACTTGACAGAGCCTTGTTCTGGTTCGCCAAGAAGAGCGGTGAGCCTGCACCGCAGAGCCGGCAGACCGGCTGGCAGCAGGAAGAGGAACGTTTTCTTTTCTCGGAGCTGGAGAAGCATGAGCATGAATGGAGATTACAGCGCGAGCCTGTATTCAAGAGCCTGCCGGGGCTCGGAGATTTTTTGCTGATGCCGGTGAGAATGAGCACCCGCTTTGTTGGCATGATCGGCGTGAAGCTGGAGTCCTCGGAAGGCCTTGAAGGCCGCCGGTGGTATATCCAGCAGTTGATGTTTCTGTCGGAGCTTAGTGCAATTATTCTTGAACGCCATGAGCTGGGTGTCATCGAGAACCGGCTGATCATCACGAATGAGCAGAACCGGATTGCGGATGAAATGCATGACAGTGTCTCACAGAGTTTATTCGGCATCGTCTATGCCACTCACTCGCTAAAGCAGACCTGGCCGAAAATGTCTGATTCCGAGCTGGAGGAGCAGATAGAGCTTATCCATGATTCGGCGACCAAGGTGGCCAAGGAGCTGAGAATTACAATCTACAGTCTTAGCTCCAAGAAGAGCGGCGGTCCAACCTGGCTGGGTATGGTAAGGTCTCATCTGAAGAGCTTGTCCAGACTGAATGATGTGGAGATTGAACTAAAGATCACGGGTGATGACTTCAGTCTCCCGTATCCCTACCACAAGGCGCTTTTCCGGATTATCTCTGAAGCGACCGGCAATGCCATTCGTCATGGTGCGGCCAGCCGGGTGGATGTTGAACTGTCACTTAAGCCAAAATGGATAAGACTTTCCATAATCGATGATGGTGTAGGTTTTGATACGAGTCTGCTGTTGACGGAGTCTGAGGATAACACAGGCGGACTGGGGATGAAGAATATGCAATATCTGGCGCAGTCTCTTGGGGGCGATTTTCAATTGTCCAGCAGTGAGAATGCAGGCACAAAAATTTTAATTTCGATACCTGTCGGTGTGGCTGAATTAAAAAATGCATAAATTTTAGGCAGGAGGTCGTTCAAGTGAAAATCGTCATTGTTGATGATCATCCTTTGGTGAGAAGAGGATTGGCAGCTGTGATTTCAATGCAGCCCAATTTGCATTTTGCCGGCGAGGCAACGAATGGCCAAGAAGCTCTTCTTGTAATTGAGGAGACGCAGCCTGATCTTGTGCTGATTGATCTGAAGCTTGCCGATGAATCGGGACTGGACGTAATCAAAGCAGCACGTGCGCACGGTTTGACCAGCAAGTTTATTCTGCTGACCTCATCGGCAAGCCGGGAGGATTTCCTGAAGGCAGAAGAAGTGCTGGTTGATGGATATGTGCTGAAAGAAGCGCTGCCGGAGGAATTGCTGTTTGCGATTCAACTGGTCCATAAGGGCAGAAAGTATTATGACCCCGGCCTAATGGAAGATAAAATGCGGATGAGCGGCAGCAGTCCGACAGATGAATTGACACCGAAAGAGAAGGAAGTGCTGATTG carries:
- a CDS encoding Gfo/Idh/MocA family protein, coding for MEKIVFGLAGGGWRAEFYLRIAKQLPEQFAVGAMFVRNKEKADVLSREWGVKVYTSIEEFISAGTYSFAVISLKREVSKAYIIRLAEAGIPVLAETPPAPDLEQLTELWNRVGRSAVIQIAEQYLFQPMHAARIKLAASGRLGTISQAQVSAAHGYHGISLIRQLLGIGFENPIIRAQNFCSSIIKGPQRSGPPVAEVMVQTGQMLATLDFGARLGVFDFSGDQYFSWIRGNRILVRGERGELLNDEVSWLQSYDTPLYCKLRRMDAGHGGNLEGFYLKGIMGDGEWLYRNPFAPARLTDDEIAIAESLVRMQRHVQGGPSFYSLAEGCQDQYLALLLEQAAASGETVTSHSQPWSEQG
- a CDS encoding glycoside hydrolase family 20 zincin-like fold domain-containing protein, with translation MPEIRTLQLLPHPRTITRSEGYFRLPAKASIVLSGEANRSVLPAARKLQLVISQVLQLSLPLSVGTRPAVSSACSFSYNRLLSAGGYELVIEEHGIFITYSSPEGAYYAVATLKQILEQSGRNIPCLHIRDEPDFAARGLMIDISRNKTPKLETLYRIVDLMADLKLNQLQLYIEGSPFAYESFPQVWELETPITGEEILLLDAYCRERYIELVPNQNSFGHMEGWLTRPEFKALAESPEGFMLPDHMYDSDLYPDGLFMEPGTFDTEDPKVLELLGTMYDDLLPYFTSNQFNVGCDETYELGLGKSKAAADAAGKGTLYLSFLQKIHELVVQRGKTMQFWGDIIIQHPELIPQLPKNIIAMEWGYSADHPFEADTLKFREAQIPFYVCPGTSSWNSLTGRTGNMLANLHNAAVHGKNNGAIGYLITDWGDFGHWQHLPVSYAGFVYGAALSWNVDNNLDADVAGYLNTSVFHDRSEKIGQLLLDLGNYYKLESGISRPNDSEMSMLMRSNLANMGIVNKLTAEHFDNLEQYISRIEDQLEDLALECTDAELVIQELENGIHFVKHAVQLGRIKQLLAAEPAGIDPALVDHQIHDLDLLLHQYRQLWTRRNRLGGLEKSVAKLLRLRGEYAQLAAQLSGSQPL
- a CDS encoding sensor histidine kinase gives rise to the protein MAGIIALTLLTGAYDSSFRLYVLNPVLIAAGSLSIYFGWSLLLGYIGIFAVFCYVFLNSAGKTLAEAALANGNLFLALVLTVIIMQMVNRIKRQREEANARTNETMEHIKSLYHIVETSSQHDFMNIGQVITDYVVKLTKLDRALFWFAKKSGEPAPQSRQTGWQQEEERFLFSELEKHEHEWRLQREPVFKSLPGLGDFLLMPVRMSTRFVGMIGVKLESSEGLEGRRWYIQQLMFLSELSAIILERHELGVIENRLIITNEQNRIADEMHDSVSQSLFGIVYATHSLKQTWPKMSDSELEEQIELIHDSATKVAKELRITIYSLSSKKSGGPTWLGMVRSHLKSLSRLNDVEIELKITGDDFSLPYPYHKALFRIISEATGNAIRHGAASRVDVELSLKPKWIRLSIIDDGVGFDTSLLLTESEDNTGGLGMKNMQYLAQSLGGDFQLSSSENAGTKILISIPVGVAELKNA
- a CDS encoding response regulator encodes the protein MKIVIVDDHPLVRRGLAAVISMQPNLHFAGEATNGQEALLVIEETQPDLVLIDLKLADESGLDVIKAARAHGLTSKFILLTSSASREDFLKAEEVLVDGYVLKEALPEELLFAIQLVHKGRKYYDPGLMEDKMRMSGSSPTDELTPKEKEVLIELGQGACNREIASRLFISEFTVKKHVSQILAKLQVADRTQAALYANAVGLTKYEMSYD